A DNA window from Citrobacter arsenatis contains the following coding sequences:
- a CDS encoding CopG family ribbon-helix-helix protein, protein MSAATSIRLDDELKDRLKTLADDRHRSAHALMLEAITEYIDREEKRSQYLRDGQAAWQHYQETGLHLSAEEVEAWIDTWGTENEQDAPPCHR, encoded by the coding sequence ATGTCAGCAGCGACATCCATCAGGCTTGACGATGAACTCAAAGACCGCCTGAAAACTCTTGCCGATGACCGCCATCGCTCTGCTCATGCTCTGATGCTGGAAGCGATCACCGAATACATCGACCGGGAAGAAAAGCGCAGCCAGTACCTGAGGGATGGACAGGCCGCATGGCAGCACTATCAGGAAACCGGCCTGCACCTGAGCGCCGAAGAGGTGGAAGCGTGGATAGATACCTGGGGAACTGAGAATGAGCAGGATGCTCCACCATGCCACAGGTAA
- a CDS encoding type II toxin-antitoxin system RelE/ParE family toxin has product MPQVIVSALAQRDLQRLQDFLKTKNRLAARKAGEVIIRAIQQLKTQPDMGRPVSLLPLEYQELVIGFGDSGYVMLYRHDRETDRIVILTVRHQKEAGYHGLQE; this is encoded by the coding sequence ATGCCACAGGTAATTGTCTCCGCACTGGCGCAGCGGGATTTACAGCGCCTGCAGGACTTTCTCAAAACCAAAAACCGGCTGGCGGCCAGAAAAGCCGGTGAAGTGATCATCCGGGCTATCCAGCAACTGAAAACGCAGCCGGACATGGGCCGTCCGGTTTCTCTTCTCCCGCTGGAATACCAGGAACTGGTGATCGGATTTGGCGACAGTGGTTATGTGATGCTCTATCGCCACGACCGGGAAACGGACCGGATAGTGATCCTGACAGTCCGGCACCAGAAAGAAGCCGGATATCACGGCCTGCAGGAATAA
- a CDS encoding helix-turn-helix domain-containing protein, producing the protein MMSHDLKKENTEIPNTILSIWGRTILGSGWTTIPNELLKNQARLGLSNSELVLLIHLISFMHSSSAKIFPSIELLSERMSQDRRTIQRTIQRLEEKELIRKRVRSKGKLDIGLTNVYDISPLMLKIINIQLPSMTPPPQIHVCPRCKKIAKSEAEIESLFGYRRVNPDKRVIQSWCKECRGTPHQT; encoded by the coding sequence ATGATGAGCCACGATCTTAAGAAAGAAAACACCGAAATACCCAATACAATTCTCTCTATCTGGGGAAGAACTATCCTCGGTTCAGGATGGACAACAATCCCGAACGAGCTACTTAAGAATCAAGCTAGGCTGGGACTAAGCAACTCTGAGTTAGTTTTACTGATCCACCTCATCTCCTTCATGCACAGTTCTTCAGCAAAGATCTTTCCGTCGATAGAACTGTTATCAGAACGCATGAGTCAGGACAGAAGAACAATCCAGAGAACAATTCAGAGACTGGAAGAAAAGGAGCTAATCAGGAAAAGAGTTAGGTCAAAGGGTAAACTGGATATCGGGCTAACAAACGTATATGACATATCTCCATTGATGTTAAAAATAATTAATATTCAATTACCTAGCATGACCCCTCCGCCACAAATTCATGTATGCCCGAGATGTAAAAAAATAGCAAAATCAGAGGCTGAAATTGAGAGTCTTTTTGGCTACCGGAGGGTAAACCCTGATAAACGGGTGATTCAAAGTTGGTGTAAAGAATGCAGAGGAACCCCCCACCAGACTTAA